The sequence TTGAACAGCTCCGGGTGGATTGGGTAGGCGGCGGTGAGTAGATCGCGGTAGCCGGGTTCGCAGGTTTCGGAGGGGAACTCGTTTTTGTTGTTGGCGTATTGATCGCTGAAGGCCCTCACAACCGCATCGCGGGCGGCTCCACCTTCGTTGTTGGTGATGGTGTCGAACAGGCGGCGCCTGACGATCTCAAAGCCCTCATTGCCGCTGGCGGGACGCCATTCGTAGGCAATGCGGTTGACGACATTGCGCAGACCATCGAGGGCTTTTTCGCCATCGCTGCCACCGATCTCATTGGTGCTCTGGGGCACGGAGATAAGAAGCAACACATTTGGCACCTGCTTGGCCGCTTCTGTGAGCGCCTGCGCGAAGGACACCTGGGAATCAAAGGTGCCGGCGGGTAGGTTGGGATTGCTGACCAGGTTGCGGGCATAGGCCACCCACTCATCCACCAGGATCAGGCAGGGGGCAGTGGAGCTGAACAGAGCAGCCAGATCCTGGGCGCCTGGGGCAACGCGCTGCTGATCGCTGTTGGCGATGCGGGCATAGCCTTCGGCACCGCCCAACTGATAGGCCAGCTCACCCCAGAGGGTGTTGACCACGGTGCCATCGGGCTTGGTGCTTGCTTCTGCCGGACTGAAGGCCGTGCCCACCAGCACGGCGCGTGAAGCCTTGGGCACCGAATGGATGCCAACCTCCGTACATACCTCATCGAGGCCGGGAAGACTGGCCAGGGGAGTGCCAGAGCAGAGGTGGTAGAGCGAGAGCATCGAGTGGGTTTTGCCGCCACCGAAGTTGGTCTGCAGCTCGATCACCGGATCGCCGCCCTGGCCATTGAGCCGCTGCAGGGAGCGACGCAACAGGTCGCGCATGCCGGAGGTGATGAAAGTGCGGCGGTAGAACTCAATCGGATCGGTGTATTCGGGGGTCCCGAGCCCGCGACGCACCTGATCGAGGTCGGCGGCGAACTCGGCCTGCTGGTATTTACCGGAGATCACATCCGGGTGGGGGGTGATCACATCGCGCCAGGGAACGAGACCTGCTTTGGTTTGGCTTTCGGTGGTGGCCTGATAGCGGGTGCGGTTGCGAGCACGCTCGGAGAACACCACCTGCTGCAGCTCTTCCCGCAGGCCGCGGATTGCTTCTGCCTGCTCGGGGGCGCTGATGTTGCGGCAGAGACGAACGGCGGTGTCGAGGTAGCGGTCGACGTCGTCGGAGGAGAATGGTTCGGAATGGGCCCACTTGTTGCGGGCCTCCTTGAGCTCACTCACATAGGCCCGATCCGACTGACTCAGCAACCTCTTGAAGACCGCCCCCCAGTGCTCCATGAACAGGCCCAGCAGTACCGAGACGTCTTGCAGGTTGCTGGCCTGGGGCGGCAGGTTGTCTTGCCAATTAGTGCCGAGGCCCTGGTAGAGCTCACGGCTGAGGTAGGGCAGCAGGCCATCCCGGAGCTGATCCAGGGCCTTGCCGATGCGGTCGCGGTTGGAGAGAGCCATGGGGTTTGGATCAGATCAGGGTGGTCTGAAGGGGCGCAGACGAGCTGGTGGAGGAAGCTGATGCAAGGCGCTCCAGCTCAGGCCAGGCGATCACCAGGCCGTTGTAGGAGCGGGCTTCTTCTGCTTGTTTCTTCTTCTCGCAGTGGTTGTAGAGGCGATAGGCAAGGGCACGGCAATTGGTGGCGAGATCACCGTGGCCGGAGACATTCTTGAGCTGAAGCAGTAGCTCAGCGGCAGCGCTTTCCCCGTTCGCTTCTAGTCGCTTGATCAGATGCTGAGTTGCCTCCCAAACGCAGAGACGACGATCGGTGGTGGGATCCCAACCCTCTGGAAGTTGGGCGCGCTGGTAGAGCCGCACCTTCCCAGCCAAGGAGGAGAGGATTCCAGCCTCTGCAACCCCATCAACGGAGAGGTTGCGAGCAATGGCTAAACCTTCAGCATCCCCATAGGAGCGCTCTTCATAGCCGTAGCTCTCAAAGAAGGTGAGGGCAAAGCGGCTATCAGCGTCGAGATCGCCTTCGTCCTGGGAGAGGTACTCATCGAGGGCGGCGTTGATCTCGATTAGGGCCTCCCGCACGCTCATGGGGCTATCATCGGGGTTGAGCACGGCCCTGGCACTGCTGTAGATCGCCATGCCAGGCCCAATAGCAGCTTGAGCGACATCAACAGGGGCGATATTTGCACGTTCAAGCTGCTTAAGAGCCTTGGGCAAGAAATATTTAAGCTCTCGCCGAAATTCACTCCGCGTTAGATTGAGAGCGGTCTCGGAGCGTTTATTGCAAACCAGGACAATACTTGAAGCGAGTGAATTATAATTGGACTTAAGTGCGCTTGACTGCTCGGTCCTTATTGGCAAGGTTCCTGTGATTTCAAAACCTGCAGTAATAACCGCCTCCAAAAAGCTCTCCCAGCCCGTGCTGGCAAACCCTAAATTACTTTTTGCTTCTGCCTGCTTAAAAGCGTAGTAAATTGTACATGGAAAAACTGGGTGGGCTTCGTTTAGTATCGCCCTCATTGCATTAATCATTCCTTCAAGAAAGAAATGATCAGCGCTTTCTTTCCCTCCATGTCTGTAGGGAGTAGCTACAAGCTCCTCCGCTTTGGGGACCGCCATTGTGGCAAAAAGATCTGGATAGATGCCGCTTAAGCTTCTACGCAGCCAAACATAGAAAAAATCCGAGAGGTCGGCGTATCCGACATTGTCATAATACGGAGGGTCGGTGCTGATAATTGTTGGTGTTTTAATATGGGGATTAAGAAGTTGAGCAGGGTGTTGATTGGACACTCCCTTTGCTCCTTTGCCAAGATGACGAATAACTTTTGCAGAGTCCTCACACATTCCATCCCAATCCCCACCAGCGCCAGCAAAGGGGCTGCACTCGGGGAAGTCCCATACCATAGGTATTGCTTGCCTTCCAAAAGCACGCCCACTTTTTCCTTGATTAGCCCTCCATAGTCCAAGCGTGCAGTGATAAGAAGTCATCTTTGATACTACTTGACCAAGGTATGTGCAGACATAACCCGAATAGTGGCAAGCTTCAGCTTTGCTCATCCCAGCAGATTGCGCATCTATGGAAATAGCCTTGTTCGCCTCGCCAACAAGGTCTCCCAATGTTGATAGTAGAGCCAGTTGCCTAGGCGTAAACAACTGGCCATGCTTGGTAATGCCATAAATTTGAGTCTTGATGTCTCTAGGGTGATGATTTATCTCAAGCTCTGGAAACCAGCCTGGGCTCGTTATTTCTTGCTCTGCATTGCAACTTGCAGATGGCGGCAGGTAAACCCTTTCTTTGTCGCCCTGAACAACAACCCCTAGGCAGCGCAAGCCCATTCGGCCCGCAACACCTTCGGCACGAATATAATCATAGGAAATCGGGGAGCCCGACATTAGGCATTTAAATGCATTCCACTTTCCTGCTGACAATCCAGTTTTTGTCAATTGGGGGTCTGGTGGTGAGCCAGCACAGACAGTAATGCGATAACCGTCGCTGTCGACAATTGGCACAATATAGGCGTGGTTTTTGCCGCTAGTTGAAAGCAGGAAAGTTGAAGCCAGTGGAACATCAATCCCTTGAAATGCTGGGTTAGGGCTTTTTACTGTCCTAGCCCATAGCCAGGCAATTACAGGCAGGCAGCGGCCTTTGTATTTTGCTAAATCTTTCCTGGGATTCCCTGGATCTAGTATTAGCTCATCAGTGACTTCAACACTTTGATAGAGGTATTCCAGCCTCCGCCTTGCTTCGCTCCCAATCCACTTGCCGTAATAAGCCACATCCTCGGCAAGCCCTTCCGCCTTTGTGTAATTATTAAGTGACAACTTTTTGACTGAGTCAGGATTGACAGGTTTGGCGTCACGAACCAGCCCTGGAATCTCGATCATTGTCTTGTTGATGAGGACTGCCACCGGGTTCAGATCACTGGCGCAGGCCTCCAGCCCAAGCCGCTGCGCCTCCAGGGGCAAAGCTCCGCCGCCTGCAAATGGATCGTGGAAGCCGGGCAGCTTGTCTGGATTAAAGAGCTCTGCTGCCTGTGGGTGATTAGAGTTGTCATCGCAGGCCCGCCGCCAGCTCCGCTTGATTTCTTCCCGAGCTCGGTTCAACACCAGTTCATTGGTGGTGTTCTCCCAGATGACCAGCTCACTGACAAGGGCAAACAGCCGCAGCCGTTCGTTCTCCTGATCTTCCTCAGTAGGGAACTCCTCCGGTACTGCTGAAGGGTCATCCACCATCTGGCAGAAGATCACCGCCCTTGCTGCTGCCAACGGCCGCCGCGCCCACCACAAATGCAAGGTGCTGGGGTGACCATGACGGATGCTCTTCTCCCGTGCCGATGCCGCATTGATCGCCTCCAAAGGGATGGCGACCTCGATCATCTTCTTGCGGCGTTTGACGGGGTGGTCGGTCATCATTCGAACTCCGTTTCGTTGTCTTCGAGAATCACATCAAATACCCCTATGTCACCTGGTGAGTGGGGACCAAATCTCTCTCGCGTATCACTATCGTCGGGTGAATCCTGTCGCTTTTCTCGAAAACGGATGGCATTTTGATTGATATCATCCCACAGCTTTAACCTAATTGATGATTGTCTCCGGTCATCATCAGTCTTTAGAGGTTTCAATTCAAGATGCGACGTGATCTCCTGCACAACCTTCGTATAGACGGATTGCTGGGTCTCGGACGAAAGGAGACGAGACCACGACCTTGCACATGCATTCCCAACTTGATAGAGATGCATGTATGACAAGAGACTCTCTAGATAATAACTACCTGACTGACCAGGAAGGGCCGAAAGCTCTCCTTTGAATATAGCCCGGCATTCGGCTACATATCTTTCGACAGTCTTGTAGTCCGCCTCTGTCAAATAAGGCGACGGCTCATTCGATGTATAGAAAATATGTAGATCATGTATGGCCCGCGTCATGGCCACATAAAATATGCGTCTTTCTTCCTCCTCGGCAGAACGCTTCTCCCGAGCACTGGTCACTTCGCCAGTCGCCGAGGG is a genomic window of Cyanobium sp. Tous-M-B4 containing:
- a CDS encoding DUF1156 domain-containing protein → MMTDHPVKRRKKMIEVAIPLEAINAASAREKSIRHGHPSTLHLWWARRPLAAARAVIFCQMVDDPSAVPEEFPTEEDQENERLRLFALVSELVIWENTTNELVLNRAREEIKRSWRRACDDNSNHPQAAELFNPDKLPGFHDPFAGGGALPLEAQRLGLEACASDLNPVAVLINKTMIEIPGLVRDAKPVNPDSVKKLSLNNYTKAEGLAEDVAYYGKWIGSEARRRLEYLYQSVEVTDELILDPGNPRKDLAKYKGRCLPVIAWLWARTVKSPNPAFQGIDVPLASTFLLSTSGKNHAYIVPIVDSDGYRITVCAGSPPDPQLTKTGLSAGKWNAFKCLMSGSPISYDYIRAEGVAGRMGLRCLGVVVQGDKERVYLPPSASCNAEQEITSPGWFPELEINHHPRDIKTQIYGITKHGQLFTPRQLALLSTLGDLVGEANKAISIDAQSAGMSKAEACHYSGYVCTYLGQVVSKMTSYHCTLGLWRANQGKSGRAFGRQAIPMVWDFPECSPFAGAGGDWDGMCEDSAKVIRHLGKGAKGVSNQHPAQLLNPHIKTPTIISTDPPYYDNVGYADLSDFFYVWLRRSLSGIYPDLFATMAVPKAEELVATPYRHGGKESADHFFLEGMINAMRAILNEAHPVFPCTIYYAFKQAEAKSNLGFASTGWESFLEAVITAGFEITGTLPIRTEQSSALKSNYNSLASSIVLVCNKRSETALNLTRSEFRRELKYFLPKALKQLERANIAPVDVAQAAIGPGMAIYSSARAVLNPDDSPMSVREALIEINAALDEYLSQDEGDLDADSRFALTFFESYGYEERSYGDAEGLAIARNLSVDGVAEAGILSSLAGKVRLYQRAQLPEGWDPTTDRRLCVWEATQHLIKRLEANGESAAAELLLQLKNVSGHGDLATNCRALAYRLYNHCEKKKQAEEARSYNGLVIAWPELERLASASSTSSSAPLQTTLI